The genomic stretch GCCGGCGTCGGCCGGGGCATTCGTCACAAAATTGACGACGCCGTTTGGCAAGCCCGCCTCTTGCAAGGCTTCGATGATGAGCCCGTGCGTGGCGGGCGAAACTTCCGAGCCCTTGAGCACGACGGTGTTGCCGCATGCCAGCGGCAGCGCAATCGCCCGCACGGCGAGGATGACCGGCGCATTCCATGGAGCAATTCCGAGCACCACGCCGGCCGGCTGGCGCACGCCCATGGCGAGGCTGCCGGGCACGTCGGACGGAATGATCTCGCCCGCGATCTGCGTGACCATGGCCGCGGCTTCCTGCAGACCGCTCGCAGCAAGATGCACGTTGAAGCCGGCCCACAGCGCGGAGGCGCCCGTTTCAGCAGCCATCGCGGCGGCAAAAGCCTCGCCCTTCGCCTCAAGTGCGTGGGCAGCGCGCATGAGCAACGCACGGCGCTCTGTCGGTCCCATTGCAGCCCATGCCGGGAATGCAGCAGCGGCGGCATCGACTGCGCGACGGGCATCCTCCGCCGTTGCAGCTGGCGCGCGCGTGGCGACAGTGCCGTCAAGCGGATTGCGCCGCTCGAACACGGCACCATTGGCGGCTTGCACGCGCTCTCCGTTGATCAGCATCGCAATGGTGTGGGCCGCATCCAGCGGGGCAACATTCGTGTTCGTCATCAAGCGATCTCCACTTCAATCAAGGTTGGTCCGGTGGATTGCAGGGCGCGGCGCAGCACAGCCTCCAGCGCATGGGGGTCACTCACGCGCTGACCGGTGCAGCCCAAGGCGTTGGCCAGGCCGACAAAGTCGATGCCGCGCAGATCCGTGCCCTGCACCGCATCGGTGGGCGCAAAGCCGAACACCGGTGCGAAATCCTGCAAGGCAGCATAGCGGCGGTTGTTCAGGATCACGAACGTCATGGGCAACTTGAGCAGCGCCGCGCTCCACAGGGCCTGGATCGAATACATGCTCGATCCATCGCCAATCAGGCCAATCACGCGTGTGCCGGGTTTCGCAAGTGCCACGCCGACAGCGGCCGGCATGCCGTAGCCAAGTCCGCCGCTGTCCATGGTGTAGAACGCGCCAGCGCGGCGCATCGGCAAGTAGGCCTGCATGGTCGATCGGGCGCTCGGCGCCTCTTCGACGACGATGTCTGCCGGGCCGCGCACGGCATCGAGCGTCTGTAACGCAAACGCAACCGACATGGGCGTCCCCGGCTCAGCCCGCGGCGATTTGACGCGGGGTGGCGGCGCCGGCCGAGCCGGTGGGGCGGGGCGAGCGAGCAAATCGAGCACGCCTAGACGCATGTTGCCCACTGCGGAAATGCCTTCAGGCGTCCAGGCAGCGGTCGCTGGATCGTCGATCAACTGCACGAGCTCCGCCCCGACCGGCACATGCGGCCCATGGCCTTCCACGTGGTACGTAAACGCAGGGGCGCCGAGCGCAAACACCACGTCGTGCCCCTGCAGCAGGCTGACGATTTTTTCACGCATCGCGGGCAAGAAGCCGGCGAACAGGCGGTGGTCTTCGGGAAACGCGCCACGCCCGGCCATCGGTGCCGTGAATACGCGCGCGTTATGCCGCTCTGCGAGTTGCACGACGGCGTCCCACGCGCCAGCGCGGTCAATGGCAGCCCCCACCACGAACGCCGGCCGCTGTGCCGCGTCGAGCACGTCGCCGATGCGCGCCAGCGTGACCGGATCGGGCCGCACCGCGGTGGCCACTTCGTGCACGGCGACGGGTTCCGTCGGCTGGTCCCAGTCATCCACGGGAATGGACACCAGCACCGGGCCTCGCGGCTCCTGCATCGCGATGTGATACGCGCGAGCCAGCGCCAGCGGCACGTCCTGTGCACGCGCGGGCTCGATGCTCCATTTGACGTACGGCTTGGGCAGCTCGGTCGCCTGATTGGAAGCGAGAAACGGATCGAACGGCAGGATGGAGCGTGCCTGCTGCCCCGCGGTGATCACCAAGGGCGTGCGATTCTTGAACGCCGTGAAGATGTTGCCCATGGCGTTGCCGACGCCGGCCGCCGAGTGCAGGTTCACCAACGCCGCGTTGCCGGAAGCCTGCGCAAAGCCGTCCGCCATGCCCACCACCACGGCTTCCTGCAAGCCGAGGATGTAGCGGAAGTCCTCCGGAAAATCGCGAAACATCGGTAGCTCGGTCGAGCCGGGGTTGCCGAACACGTGTGTCATGCCGAGCCGGCGCAGCAGCTCGATGGTGGCGTCGCGCACGGTGGTCAGCGCGAGCGAGGTGCGGGTCATACGGGCCATCTCCTTGGAACAGGTCGCCAGTATGGAATCCGTAGTTCTTAACGGGATATTGAATTATTTCGAAAATGTCATTACCTTTTGACATGACTTTCGATCTGCGCCAGCTGCGCGCATTCACCACCATCGTTTCCGCCGGCAGTCTTGGCCGCGCTGCAGAAGTGCTGCACGTCACCCAGCCGGCGCTCAGCCGCATCGTCAAGCGGTTGGAAGACGAAGTGGGCGCCCCCCTGTTCGAGCGGCACTCAAAGGGAATGCAGCTCACCGCGATCGGGCAGGCGCTCCTGCCCCACGCATCGCTGCTGCAGCACGAGGCCGATTACGCCCGTGAAGAAATCAACGCGATGCGCGGCCTCTCCAAGGGGACCATCCGCGTGGGCGCAGTCGGGAGCATTGCCAGCTATGTGTTGCCGCTAGCCGTCGGCACGTTGGTCGCGCGGTGGCCAAACCTGCGCGTGGAAATTCTCGAAGGCGTGTGGGATCGCCTGGCCGAGGGGCTGGTCAAGCACGAAATCGACCTCGCGCTGTCGATGGCGATGCCGGATACCGACGAAATCATCGCCATCGCGGATTGCCGCTGGGAGGACGCCAGCTTCGTGGTCGCATCGCCCGAGCATGCGTTGCGCGACCGCCCCGGCCTGACGCTGGCCGATACGCTCGATGCATTCTGGGCTGTGCCGCCGCGCGGCACCGGTCCGTACGAGCACATGCGTCAGGTGTTCGAGGCAGCGGGCCTTGGCTTGCCGAACATCGTGGTGGAAACACGCTCGGTGACAGCGCTCAAGAGCCTGGTTGCGCGCTCGGGATTTCTCAGCTGGATGGCGGAACCGATGATCGATGCCGAGCGCCGCGCCGGTGTGATCGAGCCATTGCCCATTCCCGGCCTGGTGGCGCGCCGCACACTGACTGCGTTCCGGCGCCGCCACGGCATTCTGCCGAGCCCCGCCGTCAAGCTGCTCGAAGCGCTGCGCGAGCTGACGGCGTAGGCCCAGGGCGCCTATGTCTTCTCGCGCGGCACGCGGCCAAGCAGGTAGAACTCGTCGTTGGGCCGCATCGAAATCACATTCGCCATTCGGTTCGACAGGCCGAAGAATGCGGTGATGCCGGTGATGTCCCAGATGTCCTCATCATCGAAGCCGTGCGCACGCAATGCTTCATAGTCGGCGTCATTGACGGTGTGCGAAGCGGTGCAGACTTTCATCGCAAAGTCGAGCATGGCGCGCTGCCGCGGCGTGATGTCGGCCTTGCGGTAATTGACGGCAACCTGGTCGGCCACCAGCGGCTTCTTCTCGTAGATACGGAGGATGGCGCCGTGCGCGACCACGCAATACAGGCACTGGTTGGCGGCGGAGGTGGCGACCACGATCATCTCGCGCTCGCCCTTGGTGAGACTGCTGCCTTCGCGCAGCATCAGCGCATCGTGGTACGCGAAAAAGGCGCGGCATTCGTCGGGCCGATGCGACAGCGCCAGGAAGACGTTCGGCACAAAGCCGCTTTTCTCCTGCACGTCGAGGATGCGCGCGCGAATATCTTCAGGAATATCAGCCAGCTCAGGAACGGGGAACCGGCTGATGGGCGGCGTGGTGGTCGTCACGATGTCTCCTTTGATTTGAGCATCCTGAGCACGCCGCCCGAGAGCAAGGCTTACTGGGTAGCGAACTGGATGCGATGGAGTCCAGCATACAACCCATCGCGCTCGATGAGTTCGCGGTGCGTTCCCGCTTCGGCAATCTTGCCGTGCTCAAGCACGATGATCCGGTCGGCATTTTCGATGGTCGACAGGCGGTGCGCGATCACCAGCGTCGTACGGCCTTCCATCAGGCGTTCGAGCGCGGCCTGCACCTGGCGCTCGGACTCCGAATCCAGTGCGGACGTCGCTTCGTCCAGGATCAGGATCGGCGCATCCTTGTAGATCGCGCGGGCAATCGCCAGGCGCTGGCGCTGTCCGCCGGACAGCTTCGAGCCGTTGTCGCCGATATTGGTATCGATGCCCTCGGGCAGGTTGTCGACCACATCGGTCAGGTAGGCCGCTTCGAGCGCACGGCGCACGCGTGCCATGTCGATCTCGGAGGCGTCCCGCGCGCCATAGGCCACGTTGGCTGCGATGGTGTCGTTGAACAGCACCACATCCTGGCTCACGAAGGCGATCTGGCGGCGCAGGTCGTGCAGGGCCAGATCCGTCAGCGCATCGCCGTCGAGCGAGATCGTGCCCGAGGTCGGATCGAAGAAGCGCGGCAGCAGGTTCACCAGCGTGGTCTTGCCGCTGCCCGATGGCCCGACCAGCGCAACGACCTCGCCCGGCTTGACGTGCAGATTGA from Ralstonia pickettii encodes the following:
- the mdlC gene encoding benzoylformate decarboxylase, which codes for MTRTSLALTTVRDATIELLRRLGMTHVFGNPGSTELPMFRDFPEDFRYILGLQEAVVVGMADGFAQASGNAALVNLHSAAGVGNAMGNIFTAFKNRTPLVITAGQQARSILPFDPFLASNQATELPKPYVKWSIEPARAQDVPLALARAYHIAMQEPRGPVLVSIPVDDWDQPTEPVAVHEVATAVRPDPVTLARIGDVLDAAQRPAFVVGAAIDRAGAWDAVVQLAERHNARVFTAPMAGRGAFPEDHRLFAGFLPAMREKIVSLLQGHDVVFALGAPAFTYHVEGHGPHVPVGAELVQLIDDPATAAWTPEGISAVGNMRLGVLDLLARPAPPARPAPPPRVKSPRAEPGTPMSVAFALQTLDAVRGPADIVVEEAPSARSTMQAYLPMRRAGAFYTMDSGGLGYGMPAAVGVALAKPGTRVIGLIGDGSSMYSIQALWSAALLKLPMTFVILNNRRYAALQDFAPVFGFAPTDAVQGTDLRGIDFVGLANALGCTGQRVSDPHALEAVLRRALQSTGPTLIEVEIA
- a CDS encoding LysR family transcriptional regulator, with product MTFDLRQLRAFTTIVSAGSLGRAAEVLHVTQPALSRIVKRLEDEVGAPLFERHSKGMQLTAIGQALLPHASLLQHEADYAREEINAMRGLSKGTIRVGAVGSIASYVLPLAVGTLVARWPNLRVEILEGVWDRLAEGLVKHEIDLALSMAMPDTDEIIAIADCRWEDASFVVASPEHALRDRPGLTLADTLDAFWAVPPRGTGPYEHMRQVFEAAGLGLPNIVVETRSVTALKSLVARSGFLSWMAEPMIDAERRAGVIEPLPIPGLVARRTLTAFRRRHGILPSPAVKLLEALRELTA
- a CDS encoding peroxidase-related enzyme encodes the protein MTTTTPPISRFPVPELADIPEDIRARILDVQEKSGFVPNVFLALSHRPDECRAFFAYHDALMLREGSSLTKGEREMIVVATSAANQCLYCVVAHGAILRIYEKKPLVADQVAVNYRKADITPRQRAMLDFAMKVCTASHTVNDADYEALRAHGFDDEDIWDITGITAFFGLSNRMANVISMRPNDEFYLLGRVPREKT